A DNA window from Daucus carota subsp. sativus chromosome 3, DH1 v3.0, whole genome shotgun sequence contains the following coding sequences:
- the LOC135151504 gene encoding uncharacterized protein LOC135151504 yields the protein MSEKSQNTNSRYEAIRVSILRASEYPVWKVKMNMFLEAADPEYLDRIYGGPHIPTKLSVSVGDQPEKMVPNEKKDYTPEVISSISKDAKVRHLPHSALDNVMSNRVIGCKTAKEIRDALEIRCQGTKVIKKNRKNILTQEYEHFDSKSDVTLTDLYDRFVKLLNDLSLVDKEYPLEDSNLKFILDLPEKWDLKATTIRDNYDLGEMSLDEVYGMLKTYELEMEKRSKRHGGKPKPVAPKAEEHIPEGTAARRSKGKALVTKSDNSEDSDSEMMQLAALMVRASTRWLTRTLAKIGKNDKSQAFITKKENWADASDSEGELNYALMANTENNSEAVEMKRNVIRTWTNSGKTTQDILGSGNWKKGLGYIENDNEAEMLKPEFTKRTVKPKVNTVRFVPESIKTEKDNPKSEIKKNSHFDKCRQVNIGLLTQKQLKHKFKEVKQENKVKVPRKNRIGKVGINKSNNYTPVLNAPRKTCHNCGNS from the exons atgtctgagaaatctcAAAAcacaaacagtagatatgaagCTATAAGGGTTTCGATCCTTAGGGCATCTGAGTACCCAGTATGGAAGGTGAAGATGAACATGTTTCTGGAGGCTGCAGATCCTGAGTATCTAGACAGAATCTATGGTGGTCCACATATaccaaccaagctctctgtttCAGTTGGAGACCAACCTGAGAAGATGGTTCCCAATGAGAAAAAGGATTACACCCCAGAAGTTATTTCTTCCATCTCCAAGGATGCCAAGGTAAGGCACTTACCGCATAGTGCACTTGATAATGTAATGTCTAACAGggtaattggatgcaaaactgcaaaagagatacgggatgctctggaaatcagatgtcaaggaaccaaagtaatcaagaagaacagaaagaaCATACTCACTcaggagtatgaacactttgactcaaagtctGATGTGAcattgacagatctgtatgacagatttgttaAACTGCTGAATGATTTGTCCTTGGTTGACAAGGAGTATcctcttgaagactcaaatttgaaattcattcTGGATCTTCCTGAGAAATGGGACTTAAAAGCAACAACCATAAGAGACAATTATGATCTTGGTGAGATGTCTTTAGATGAAGTGTATGGAATGTTGAAAacctatgagcttgaaatggagaaAAGAAGCAAAAGACATGGAGGAAAGCCCAAGCCTGTTGCTCCGAAAGCTGAGGAGCACATTCCTGAAGGAACAGCTGCTAGAAGGAGCAAAGGAAAGGctcttgtcacaaagtctgata ACTCTGAGGACAGTGAttctgagatgatgcagctggcagcactgatggtaaGAGCTTCAacaagatggcttacaagaactttaGCAAAG ATAGGGAAGAATGACAAAAGTCAAGCCTTCATCACAAAGAAGGAGAACTGGGCAGATGCTTCAGACTCTGAAGGGGAGTtaaattatgctctgatggcaaataCTGAGAACAACTCTGAAGCTGTTGAGATGAAG AGAAATGTAATcagaacatggactaattctggaaagactactcaggatatcttaggaagtggaaactggaagaaaggattAGGTTACATTGAAAATGATAATGAAGCTGAGATGTTAAAACCAGAGTTTACCAAAAGAACTGTAAAGCCTAAGGTGAACACAGTTAGATTTGTTCCAGAGTCTATTAAGACAGAAAAGGATAACCCTAAAtcagagattaagaaaaattctCACTTTGACAAATGTAGACAGGTAAACATAGGTTTGTTGACTCAGAAACAACTCAAACATAAATTCAAGGAGGTGAAACAAGAAAACAAGGTTAAGGTTCCTAGAAAGAACAGGATTGGGAAAGTAGGCATAAATAAAAGCAATAACTATACACCTGTTCTTAATGCTCCTagaaaaacttgtcataattgtggtaactcttag